From the genome of Methanobrevibacter smithii ATCC 35061, one region includes:
- a CDS encoding phage tail fiber repeat family protein — MTKLTENERKALNNACARLRETNLGTKIGNIEDFLDIDILKTDANTVSKAIDELFDKWANPLLNITVPPPGFFTLAGDAEGNLWCYCNDETNPPIFEHDETTGDLYLNIASEDGANSYQVHVGNYIAVKHLNDYYKKTEIDSKLGGKSNVGHNHDERYYTETEIDAKVNNINSQINSLIGFTATIVNSLPSTGEVGVMYLKLNTSASVEGNIYDEYIWVNNKFEKIGSTETTVDLSGYVTQTEMNTQLANKANVNHSHTSDSIDLDQDSDDGMWVYEYGINRQSSVNGFVYDHDKKLENIDDGANKTVVDSSLSSSSINPVQNKIVTNALNGKANNSHSHSISNITDLQSSLDGKTNINTRDFSFFLSDVILPEGSSIADKSITHSHVHDTIQIPYKQSTQEGYRTDTFNLENFDLFLSWSPNSLGTNSNIQFILLNPETNEKISVVCTPQQGRTWVDIVCDGGTNRTYDQKGTYGNVAGKYFGLIFKVRHDKLSYVLCDDSQTINTANKSRGAEINPNRWRLITKAGAWSSGTSMSYNVSGVKMKIGV; from the coding sequence AAGATTAAGAGAAACAAACCTAGGCACAAAAATAGGAAACATTGAAGATTTCCTAGACATCGACATATTAAAGACAGATGCCAATACAGTAAGTAAAGCCATTGATGAATTGTTCGACAAATGGGCAAACCCATTATTAAATATTACAGTACCTCCACCAGGTTTTTTCACTTTAGCAGGAGATGCTGAAGGAAATCTATGGTGTTATTGTAATGATGAAACCAACCCTCCAATATTTGAACATGATGAAACTACTGGTGATTTATATTTAAATATAGCTAGTGAAGATGGAGCAAATAGTTATCAGGTACATGTTGGCAATTATATTGCTGTTAAACATTTAAATGATTATTATAAGAAAACAGAAATTGATTCAAAATTAGGTGGAAAATCAAATGTTGGACATAATCATGATGAAAGGTATTATACTGAAACTGAAATAGATGCGAAAGTAAATAATATTAATTCTCAGATAAATTCATTAATTGGTTTTACAGCAACAATAGTAAATTCATTACCATCTACAGGGGAAGTTGGAGTAATGTATTTAAAATTAAATACTTCAGCTTCTGTTGAGGGTAATATTTATGATGAGTATATTTGGGTTAATAATAAATTTGAAAAAATTGGTTCAACTGAAACAACAGTTGACTTATCAGGGTATGTTACACAAACAGAAATGAATACTCAATTAGCAAATAAAGCAAATGTTAACCACAGCCATACAAGTGATAGTATAGACCTTGATCAGGATAGTGATGATGGCATGTGGGTGTATGAATATGGAATTAATAGACAGTCAAGTGTAAATGGTTTTGTTTATGATCATGACAAAAAATTGGAAAATATTGATGATGGTGCTAATAAAACAGTTGTTGATTCATCATTAAGTAGTTCTTCTATTAATCCTGTACAGAATAAAATCGTGACTAATGCGTTGAACGGTAAAGCTAACAATAGTCACAGTCACAGTATCAGCAATATTACTGATCTTCAATCAAGCTTGGATGGTAAAACCAATATTAATACAAGAGATTTTAGTTTCTTTTTATCTGATGTTATATTGCCTGAAGGAAGCAGTATTGCAGATAAAAGTATTACTCACTCACATGTTCACGATACCATACAAATACCCTACAAGCAGAGCACTCAAGAAGGGTATCGTACAGATACTTTTAATCTTGAAAACTTTGACTTATTTTTATCATGGAGTCCTAACAGCTTAGGAACTAACTCTAATATACAATTTATCTTATTGAACCCAGAAACAAACGAAAAAATAAGTGTAGTATGCACCCCTCAGCAAGGCCGTACATGGGTTGATATAGTTTGTGATGGTGGAACAAATAGAACTTACGACCAAAAGGGCACATATGGGAATGTTGCAGGAAAATATTTTGGTTTAATTTTCAAAGTAAGACATGATAAGTTAAGTTATGTATTATGTGATGATTCTCAAACAATTAACACAGCCAATAAGAGTCGAGGAGCAGAAATTAATCCTAATAGGTGGAGATTAATTACAAAAGCAGGTGCATGGAGTAGCGGTACAAGTATGAGTTATAATGTGTCTGGTGTGAAAATGAAAATAGGAGTATAA
- a CDS encoding collagen-like triple helix repeat-containing protein — protein sequence MVKKILLGNFKGPKGNTGPTGPTGPKGDKGSKGDTGPAGKDGKDGNIETPTTILNKLKEVDGAGSGLNADLVDDEHSETFARQEILETTMDDLKNTRLVMGRLSDLAGEDGVKLELNYGNSVYGKIISSNPEINTGENVVINFIVNGVSYERTTDANGRAILPIRLDPGSYMLEGIVKRGAAGENPRLEQTRLLIVH from the coding sequence ATGGTTAAAAAAATATTACTGGGGAATTTCAAAGGCCCTAAAGGCAATACTGGACCAACAGGACCAACAGGTCCTAAAGGTGATAAAGGAAGTAAAGGTGATACTGGACCTGCAGGAAAAGATGGTAAAGATGGAAACATTGAAACACCCACCACTATTTTAAATAAATTAAAAGAAGTGGATGGAGCAGGTTCAGGTTTAAATGCAGATTTGGTGGATGATGAACATTCTGAAACATTTGCAAGACAAGAAATATTAGAAACCACAATGGATGATTTAAAAAACACTAGATTAGTAATGGGTCGCTTATCAGACCTTGCTGGAGAAGATGGAGTTAAACTAGAATTAAATTATGGAAATTCTGTTTACGGTAAAATTATTTCTTCCAATCCTGAAATTAACACAGGGGAAAATGTGGTAATTAATTTTATTGTAAATGGTGTTTCTTATGAAAGAACAACTGATGCTAATGGTAGAGCAATACTGCCGATTAGATTAGACCCTGGAAGTTATATGTTGGAAGGTATTGTAAAAAGAGGAGCTGCTGGAGAGAATCCTCGTTTAGAACAAACAAGATTACTGATTGTACATTAA
- a CDS encoding PeiW-related protein (phage psiM100), translating to MVNEHISFTKYTYLMNRIAYWLVNNNKKFNTRQVYSYMNRVADYGTIIKAIKERGTNYQQDSLIAEFVECAIFDNKDLSFLPNYVSDTDGTKYYKNCYVSMANRVSAYEVLNGVSPAIVYLEDPHGNGTTSDTTDITLKRFTDKFGGVTDIDSCLNKIRGRGYGYYYNSKYNTQETINKIYNKQGVNCTDSSQLFYRLGLALGYNVQFIHVRCRSGTGHVRLRLKHSKYTGGSWIYRDPAAVLDGNSVSSNWCMNGTILAYDPAWIFSDLYQ from the coding sequence ATGGTTAATGAACATATTAGTTTTACAAAATACACTTATTTGATGAATAGAATTGCTTATTGGTTAGTGAATAATAATAAAAAGTTTAATACAAGACAAGTGTATAGTTACATGAATCGTGTAGCTGATTATGGCACAATTATAAAAGCAATTAAAGAGAGAGGTACGAATTATCAACAAGACAGTCTTATTGCAGAGTTTGTTGAATGTGCAATATTTGATAATAAAGATTTAAGTTTCCTCCCAAATTATGTGTCTGATACTGATGGAACAAAGTATTATAAGAATTGTTATGTTAGTATGGCTAATCGTGTATCAGCTTATGAAGTATTAAATGGTGTTAGTCCAGCTATTGTTTATCTTGAAGACCCACATGGCAACGGAACAACCAGCGACACCACAGACATCACATTAAAAAGGTTCACCGACAAATTTGGTGGTGTAACAGATATAGACTCTTGCTTGAACAAAATCCGAGGAAGAGGATATGGATATTATTATAACTCCAAATATAATACTCAGGAAACTATTAATAAGATATATAATAAGCAAGGAGTTAATTGTACTGATTCAAGTCAATTATTTTACCGTTTAGGACTTGCATTAGGTTATAATGTACAATTCATTCATGTACGATGTAGAAGTGGGACTGGGCATGTAAGGCTCAGATTGAAACATTCTAAGTATACTGGGGGTTCTTGGATTTATCGTGACCCTGCAGCAGTTTTAGATGGAAACAGTGTTTCAAGTAATTGGTGTATGAATGGTACGATTTTAGCGTATGATCCAGCTTGGATTTTCTCAGATTTGTATCAATAA
- the pdxS gene encoding pyridoxal 5'-phosphate synthase lyase subunit PdxS: MEKGTDVLKEGFAKMTKGGVIMDVVNAEQAGIAEDAGAVAVMALEKVPADIRAAGGVARMADPTIVEEVVDAVSIPVMAKARIGHIAEAQILETLGVDMIDESEVLTPADEEYHLNKKEFTIPFVCGARNLGEALRRIDEGAAMIRTKGEPGTGNIVEAVRHMRMVLGEIRTIQGLDEEELWKYARKIEAPIDLVKETAQLGKLPVVNFAAGGIATPADASLMMQLGSDGIFVGSGIFKSNNPEAFAKAIVEATANYDKPEVLAEVSKGLGEAMKGLEMSTLSEADRMQDRGI, encoded by the coding sequence ATGGAAAAAGGAACTGATGTTTTAAAAGAAGGCTTCGCTAAAATGACAAAAGGTGGAGTTATTATGGATGTTGTCAATGCAGAACAAGCAGGAATTGCAGAAGATGCTGGTGCAGTAGCTGTTATGGCTTTAGAAAAAGTACCTGCAGATATTCGTGCAGCTGGTGGGGTAGCTAGGATGGCTGATCCTACTATTGTTGAAGAAGTTGTAGATGCAGTTTCAATTCCTGTTATGGCTAAAGCTAGGATAGGTCATATTGCAGAGGCACAAATTTTAGAAACATTAGGTGTAGATATGATTGATGAAAGTGAAGTACTTACACCTGCTGATGAAGAATATCATTTAAACAAAAAAGAATTCACTATTCCTTTTGTATGTGGTGCACGTAACTTGGGGGAAGCTTTAAGGAGAATTGATGAAGGTGCTGCAATGATTCGTACCAAAGGTGAACCTGGTACAGGAAATATTGTTGAAGCAGTTCGTCATATGAGAATGGTTTTAGGAGAAATCAGAACTATTCAAGGTTTAGATGAAGAGGAATTATGGAAATACGCAAGAAAAATAGAAGCTCCAATTGACCTTGTTAAAGAAACCGCACAACTCGGTAAATTACCAGTAGTTAACTTTGCAGCTGGAGGTATTGCTACTCCTGCAGATGCTTCTTTAATGATGCAATTAGGTTCTGACGGTATTTTTGTAGGTTCTGGAATCTTCAAATCCAATAATCCTGAAGCATTTGCTAAAGCTATTGTTGAAGCAACTGCAAATTATGATAAACCTGAAGTATTAGCTGAAGTTTCAAAAGGACTTGGAGAAGCTATGAAAGGTTTAGAAATGTCTACATTATCTGAAGCTGACAGAATGCAAGACAGAGGAATTTAA
- a CDS encoding PfkB family carbohydrate kinase produces the protein MTIVVIGPLAQDQIITPNSKTYAAGGASYFQSFVFEEFNIDYVAVANFNNLDLIRDFPNLGNLIPIVGDDTHYFINEYPENDNLDIRKQYSNFANIPILKDQLEFVFDDILEIDAFVLNPLNRNDFPVETIDYLKTFNVPIYLSMQGFLRIPDEKIDDKNYSIKLEKPDNLDDILNGITAIFLDESESKLVFDDDNYSRYGIDEIVITNASEGSRIICGNEIKIEAFEVEDIADSTGCGDTYMAAYIIKRLLLDSPEEAGEFASLIASEKLMSFGPYKSLI, from the coding sequence ATGACAATTGTGGTTATTGGTCCACTAGCACAAGACCAGATTATTACTCCAAATTCAAAAACATATGCTGCCGGAGGAGCTAGCTATTTTCAATCATTTGTTTTTGAAGAATTCAACATAGATTATGTTGCAGTTGCAAACTTCAATAATCTGGATTTAATTAGGGATTTTCCAAATTTAGGTAATTTAATTCCTATTGTTGGCGATGATACTCATTATTTTATTAATGAATATCCTGAAAACGATAATTTGGACATCCGGAAACAATACAGCAATTTTGCAAACATTCCAATTTTAAAAGACCAGTTGGAGTTTGTTTTTGATGATATTTTAGAAATTGATGCATTTGTTTTAAATCCGTTAAATAGGAATGATTTTCCTGTTGAAACGATTGATTATTTAAAAACTTTCAATGTGCCGATTTATCTATCCATGCAGGGTTTTTTACGCATTCCTGATGAGAAAATTGATGATAAAAATTATTCAATTAAATTAGAAAAACCTGATAATTTGGATGATATTTTAAATGGAATTACAGCTATATTTTTAGATGAATCTGAATCTAAACTTGTATTTGATGATGATAATTACAGCAGATATGGCATTGATGAAATTGTAATTACAAATGCAAGTGAAGGTTCCAGAATTATTTGTGGTAATGAAATTAAAATTGAAGCCTTTGAAGTTGAGGATATAGCAGATTCAACAGGCTGTGGAGACACATATATGGCAGCTTATATTATAAAGAGATTGCTTTTAGATTCACCAGAAGAAGCAGGAGAATTCGCTTCATTAATAGCTAGTGAAAAATTAATGTCATTCGGACCATACAAATCTTTAATATAA